Sequence from the Propionispora vibrioides genome:
TCATAAGACCTTCGGCAAACGGAATGCCCGCTTCCCGACTGAAGCCCAAGGCTGCCGTCGTTCCCGAGTCGGGTACGGATATAACAATATCCGCTTTGTAGCCGCTTTCCCGGGCTAGTTGCCGGCCCATTTCCCAACGGGCCTGATATACGCTCTGTCCGTCGATAATGCTATCGGGACGGGCAAAATAAATATATTCAAATATACATAAGGCCTGTGCATCATTTTCAGCAAACCCGTAGGAATGCAAGCCTGCCTCATCGACCACCACCATCTCACCGGGAGCAACATCACGGATTAATTCGGCTCCCACTGTATCCAAAGCACAGGATTCCGAAGCAATAACCCAGCCGTCGGCGGTTTTGCCGATACATAAGGGGCGAAAGCCATGGGGATCCCGCACACCGATTAACTTGTCTTCGGTCATGACCACCAGACAGTAGGCTCCTTCGATCTTGGTCAGACTTTCCATCATTTTTTCTTCAATAGTAGGTTTTCGCGAACGGGCAATCAAATTTACGATGACTTCACTGTCAATCGAAGTTTGAAAAACACTGCCCGTTTCCTCCAAAGTACAGCGCAGCTCCTGCGCATTGGTCAAATTGCCGTTATGAGCCATGGCAATATGACCACCCGAATAAGTTACCATAAGGGGCTGCGTGTTAATCAGTAGACTGGAACCGGTTGTCGAATACCGGACGTGACCGATGGCAATTCGCTGGCCTTCCATATGCGGCAACTGGTGACGGAATACTTCACTCACCAAACCCATGCCCCGGTGGACATCCATCCAGGCACCGTCGGTTATCGCAATCCCGGCACTTTCCTGGCCCCGGTGCTGCAACGCGTATAAACCCCAATAAGTGCTTAACGATACATTATCCTCACGCGAGTATATTCCGAAAATACCGCACTCCTCGCGGGGTTTATCCATTTCCAGTGCCTCATAACTCATAAAACTTCTCCTGTAAGACGCTGTAATACTTCTTGGTACGCTTCCTCCACGTTGCCAAGGTCACGACGGAATCTGTCCTTATCCATTTTTTGACCTGTCTCGGTATCCCAAAAACGACAGGTATCGGGCGAAATTTCATCACCTAAAATGACTTCCCCGTTGTGAACACCAAATTCCAATTTAAAGTCGATCAGCTCCAGTTTTTTATCTTTCAAATAGGTAGATAAAATGGAGTTTATTTGCAGTGCATATTCCGACATAGTTTTGACCTGCTCTTTAGTGGCCAGTCCCATTGCTTCAATATGGTATTCATTGATCAACGGATCGCCCAGTTCGTCATTCTTGTAATACAGTTCCAATACGGTGGAGGGCAGCTTCGTGCCTTCTTCCCAGCCGATTCGTTTAGCCAAACTACCGGCAGCAATATTGCGGACAACAACTTCCACCTGAAGGATTTTCAATTCCTTTACCAACATTTCACGGTCGCTGATCATCCGGATGAAATGATGAGGAATCCCCTTTTCACCCAAAAGTTTGAAAAAGAAGCTGGAAATTTTATTGTTTAAAACTCCCTTGTCGGCAATGGTGCCTTTTTTCAGACCATTAAAGGCCGTAGCATCGTCTTTGAAATAAACAATATATTCACCGGGATTATCGGCAGCAAAGATTTGCTTTGCCTTTCCTTCATATAATGGTTGCTTTTCCATTGATTACCCCTCCTGATTATATATAATACAAATTATTGTTTTGCCAATAACTTAGCAGCCTTTTTCTCCACCTCAACTGCCATGGTTTCACGGTGGCGCCGTAAAGCTTCTTCAATGGTCGCCTCACTGACCCCCAAAATTTGCGCCGCAAAAATAGCTGCGTTTTTAGCACCGTTGATCGCCATAGTAGCTACCGGAATGCCTGACGGCATCTGTACAATGCTGTATAACGCATCGACCCCGTTGAGCGGCGTGCTGTTGATCGGCACACCAATCACCGGCAAGGTTGTATAACTGGCTACCACGCCCGGCAGATGAGCCGCCGCACCGGCTGCGGCGATAATGACTTTTACACCCCGTTCCCGGGCAGTCGCAGCAAAGGTGTGAACCTTATCCGGCGTCCGGTGAGCCGAAGCCACCATAACTTCCGTAGCAATACCAAATTCCTCCAAGGTTTTTACCGCTGTTTCCAGAATGGGCCAATCGGAATCGCTGCCCATAATAATAGCTGCTTTCATTATATCCCTCCTGCTCTTTTATCCGCTTACGGCCTATCTCACGACTGTCATTCTCTGCCTAGTATTTCTACAATAAATGAGACTTATTTCCGTCGGCTGGCCCTTAAGCGAAATATATGGCCTATCTATTCCATTAGTATTAAACCCAGACATCAGAACTTCTGATGTCTGGGTTTATTTGTTTCCCGGCAACTACTCGGCAAGGAATACAAACCGTGCTACAACCAGCACTGCCAAGACGTATATAATCCAGTGAACCTCGCGCCCCCGGCCGGTAATCAGCTTAACCAGCGGATATACAACAAGCCCGGCGGAAACACCGTTGGCAATACTGTACGTGAAAGGCATCATAACAATCGTGAGGAAAGCCGGTAAGGCTTCCGTAAAATCACCAAAATCAATGTGACGGACAGACTCCATCATCAGTGCGCCAACAATAATCAGCGCCGGTGCCGTTGCTGCGTCAGGAATCAGCCCGGCCAAAGGACTGAAAAATAAGGCCGCGAAAAATAGCAAACCGCAAACAACAGCCGTCAACCCGCTCCGGCCGCCGGCACCAACACCAGCTGCGCTCTCCACATAGGCGGTAATCGTGCTAGTGCCCAGTAAAGCCCCCAGACTGACACCGGTTGCATCAACCAGCATGGCTTTGCCGATGCCAGGGAAATTACCGTTTTTATCCATCAGGCCGGCTTTTGTTGCCGTACCAACCAGTGTTCCCATAGTGTCAAACAATTCAACAAAGGTAAACGTGAAGATAATAGTCAACAGTCCCATATGGACAGCACCCATAATGTCCAGCGCGAAAAATGCGTTCTGACTAAAATCAGGAACCGCAACCGGGCTGAAGCCAGCCGGAATCTTAACAACGCCCATAACAACACCCAAGATGGTTGTTACTAAAATACCGATCAACATGGACCCTTTAATATTGCGCGCTATGAGAACCCCAATAAACAAAAGACCAAACACAGCCAATAGAACTTCTTTGTCGGCCAGTTTTCCCATCTCAATGATGGTCTCAAAACTCAGCGGAGTGCCATTGCCATGAGCAGCTACCAGTTTTTCCAAAGTCGGCGGAATGAGCGACAGACGAATAGACATCAAACCGGAAAGCTTCAGGCCAATAATTGTAATGAACAAGCCTATCCCGACGCTGATCGCGTGCTTTAGCGAGGCTGGCATGCCTTCCACCAAAAGCTGACGCACTTTCGTAACGGTTAACAATATAAAAATAAGACCGGAAATAAACACGGCACCCAGTGCCACCTGCCAGGAAACACCCATACCAATAACAACAGTGAAGGCGTAGAACGCATTCAGACCCATCCCCGGGGCCAGGGCAATCGGATAGTTAACAAAAAGTCCCATCATGATGGTAACAGCACCGGCACCAATAGCGGTAGCCAAGAGTACCGCATTCTTGTCCATCCCTGCCGAACCAAGAATACTTGGATTTACAAATAATATGTACGCCATAGTCATAAACGTGGTGATACCGGCCATAACTTCCGTGTTTACATCGGTTTTGCGTGCTTTCAACGCAAATAATTTTTCTAACATTTTATCGCTCCTTAAAAAATAAAAATACCTGTTTTTGTGCTGCAGTATCTTGCGTTACTTAAAACATAGGGTAAGCTTGCAAGGATTTTTTCGTCCCACAAGGCGGAGGAGCCGCACATATCGGACATATGTAAGGCGACGACAAAGGGATCGAAAAAAACTGCAAGATGATCCATGTGTTTAGTGATGCAAGGTACTAAAGTGTATACTTTATCCACCTCCAAAAATAAAAAAGAACGGAGAAGTTTCACATCGTTCCTGAGCGAAACTCCTCCGTCCGGGCTTTTATCCCATCGGTGTAACGCAACACTGCGCCTATGTCGCTCGGTCCTGCCACAACAACAAAAGAGACCTCTCCCTGTTATGCGGAACCCTAGACATACTTTCACTCGTAGTCAGGTAATTTACGGTTGCCTGGTAGATACTTTTGAGCCTTATCCTCAAATTTATACGAGCACTATTCGTTTACGCTATTATTTTAACAGTTGGTGTCAAAGCATGTCAACAAAAAATATGAACTATAAAAGTTATCTAGTTGTCAACGTTCGGATTTTACCGTCTTACCGCCTATAAGAACAACCTTATTCAACCACTAAAAAACAAAAAAGGTAAAGCCTGCTTGACGCTAAGACGTACGGTCTTAGTCTGATATAACAAACCGCTTCTTATTCACGTCAATCCAGGAAACCGCTGATTTAGTGAGCCTGTCGGCATGACGAAAGATTTTTCGTCCGGCAAGGAAATAAAACTTTGAAATAGCTCAACTACTTCAAAGTTTTACTGGCGCAGCCAAGCTAAAAAAGACAGGACACGCAGTATGAACTAACCAGGGGATTCTGGCAAAACCGAAACATAAACGACCGGATCACGAGGCAAGTCCGCCAGAAGGACCTACTCTTTATCCTACTCAAAAGGCAAACGGTCCTGTTGCAGGCACCACATTTGCCAAAACATACCCTGCTGTGCCAGCAGTTCCCGCAAAGTACCCCGCTCTACCATTTCGCCCTGATGAACAACCAGTATTTCCTCCATCATTTCAAGGCCGGTCAACTGATGGGTAATCCATAAAGAGCTGCGCTCCCGCAGGGTCTCTTGAAGTCCTGCCAGCACCCGGCTGGCTGTCAGCGTATCCAAATGGGCGAAAGGTTCATCCAGCAGCAACACCGGTGCCTCCTTCAGCAGCGCCCGCGCAATGCCAATCCGCTGCCGTTGTCCGCCCGACAACGCTTGTCCATGCTGCCCTACCGGCGTATCAACACCTTGCGGCAGCGAATCAATTAATTCGTCAAGAGCAGCCTGAGAAATAACAGCTTCCAGTTCAGCCTGACTTGCTGTCGGTTTAGCCAGCAGGATATTTTCTTTTATACTGGCGTGAAATAAATAAACCTGCTGCGGCACAACGCTAAAAATTTCCCGCACGGCTTCCGGGCTAAAATAAGTACTGTCTTTCCCGTCGAACGTGATGCTGCCCTTGTCACAGTAGCCAAACTGCAGCAGCGCAGCTATTAAACTGCTTTTCCCTGCCCCGCTTGGCCCCACCACGGCAACCGGCCGCCCCGGACGCAATGAGAAAGAAATATTTTTCAGCACCGGTGAAGCGTCCTTGCTGTAACGGAACTCAACCCGCTCTAAAGTCACGGTTCCGTTGAGCCTATCTTCATGCCGCGCCCTTCCCTGGCTGACGGCAGATTCCGGTAAGGAAAAAAGGCGTTTGGCCGCCGCGGCACTTTCCGGCAGATAGCGGCTGGCCGCCGTCAAAGGAAGAACCGCCTCAAAACCGCTTTGGACAGCAAAAACCAGAACAGCCAGATACACTCCCGGCAATTGTCCTGTTTCAACCAGCCGGACTGCCAGGTAAAGGATACACCAGACACTGCCATGCAGCGTAAACAGGCCAATAGCCTCGCTGGTTGCCTGTCCCCAGGCAATGCGGGCCTGCAAAGTTGTCAGCCGCTTGCCGGTACGGATCATTTGGCCCGTCAGCTTTTCACCGTATTGGAAGGCGGCCAGCTCAGTCATACCGGCAATTCCGTCTACAATATGCCCGTTTAGGCTGGCCCTGGTCCGCAGCAATTGACCGGCATTGCCAAGTTGCCAATAATACATCCCGGCCGGACATAAAACACCACAGATAAAAAAGGCAGCCAGCAGAACATAGAGAAAAGCGGTATCAAGCTCAGCAAACAGGCGCAAAGCCGCCAATAAGATTATACCGGCAACAGCTGGGGGCGCCAGCAGCCGCAAATAGAAATCTCTCATCGTTTCCACATCCTGCATAAGCAGGGTTAACAGTTCCCCGTTATTTCGCTGTACCTCAGCCGGTAATAACGGTTCAATTCTGGCATATACCCAGGTCCGCAACATCCCCATTAGCGAGAAAGTGGCCGAATGCGCCGTATACCTTTCCAAATAACGCAATAAAGCACGGGCTATACCAAAAAAACGTACGCCCACAATAGCGGTCGACAAGGCCGCCAACGGCGGATGCAGCGCCGCAAGCGAGATCAGATAGGCTGCCAGGGCCAACAAACCGACATTGCCGGCCACAGCCAGACAGCCCAGTAAAACAGCTAACAACATCATCGGTCCTGCCGGCTTTATATAAGTAAGTATTTTCCATAAAAATTTCATAGACTTCCCTGGAATCCGTTCAGCATAGTATAATAAGCTCCCTTTTGTTCGATGAGTTCGTGATGGGTTCCACTTTCCTGCACCTGGCCATCGGCAAGAACCACAATTTGATCGGCAGAACGAACCGTCGAAAGACGGTGCGCTATAATAAGAACCGCTTTATCCTGCATCAACCGGTCGACACTCTCGTCCAGCAATTTCTCATTATAAGGATCCAGACCGGTAGTTGCTTCATCCAGGATCAAGAGTGGAGCATTCTTCAGGAAAGCCCTGGCAAGCGCGATTCGTTTCGCTTCGCCGCCGCTCAAAGCTTGCCCGCCGTCCCCCAATACCGTATCATAACCAGCAGGCAAAGCCTGAATAAACTCATGGGCTCCGGCAGCCTGCGCCGCTGCTATAACAGCCGCCAGCGGCGCCGTTTCATCGCCCATACGAATATTATCGACCACAGAGCAGCAAAAAAGATGCGGCGTTTGCGGCACCAGGGCGATTTGTTTTTGCCATTCCAGCAGGCTGAAGTCCTGCAGCGTAACACCGTTAACCCGGATCTCCCCCTCCTGGGGCGTCAGAAAACCGAGCAATAGATTTACCAAGGTGCTTTTTCCCGCACCGCTGGGTCCGATCAGCGCCGTTCTCTCACCGGGCTTCAAATTAAAGA
This genomic interval carries:
- the purF gene encoding amidophosphoribosyltransferase; protein product: MSYEALEMDKPREECGIFGIYSREDNVSLSTYWGLYALQHRGQESAGIAITDGAWMDVHRGMGLVSEVFRHQLPHMEGQRIAIGHVRYSTTGSSLLINTQPLMVTYSGGHIAMAHNGNLTNAQELRCTLEETGSVFQTSIDSEVIVNLIARSRKPTIEEKMMESLTKIEGAYCLVVMTEDKLIGVRDPHGFRPLCIGKTADGWVIASESCALDTVGAELIRDVAPGEMVVVDEAGLHSYGFAENDAQALCIFEYIYFARPDSIIDGQSVYQARWEMGRQLARESGYKADIVISVPDSGTTAALGFSREAGIPFAEGLMKNRYIGRTFIQPEQKKRDLGVRIKLNAVRSVVEGKSIIMVDDSIVRGTTSGKIVHMLKEAGATAVHMCISSPPIAYPCYYGIDTAVRKELIAATKQVEEIRDYIGADSLHYLSLEGLYGSVANIKYDNMCYACFNSKYPASTPCESHCGSNKFVFEQRVRAR
- the purC gene encoding phosphoribosylaminoimidazolesuccinocarboxamide synthase, whose product is MEKQPLYEGKAKQIFAADNPGEYIVYFKDDATAFNGLKKGTIADKGVLNNKISSFFFKLLGEKGIPHHFIRMISDREMLVKELKILQVEVVVRNIAAGSLAKRIGWEEGTKLPSTVLELYYKNDELGDPLINEYHIEAMGLATKEQVKTMSEYALQINSILSTYLKDKKLELIDFKLEFGVHNGEVILGDEISPDTCRFWDTETGQKMDKDRFRRDLGNVEEAYQEVLQRLTGEVL
- the purE gene encoding 5-(carboxyamino)imidazole ribonucleotide mutase, which encodes MKAAIIMGSDSDWPILETAVKTLEEFGIATEVMVASAHRTPDKVHTFAATARERGVKVIIAAAGAAAHLPGVVASYTTLPVIGVPINSTPLNGVDALYSIVQMPSGIPVATMAINGAKNAAIFAAQILGVSEATIEEALRRHRETMAVEVEKKAAKLLAKQ
- a CDS encoding NCS2 family permease, whose translation is MLEKLFALKARKTDVNTEVMAGITTFMTMAYILFVNPSILGSAGMDKNAVLLATAIGAGAVTIMMGLFVNYPIALAPGMGLNAFYAFTVVIGMGVSWQVALGAVFISGLIFILLTVTKVRQLLVEGMPASLKHAISVGIGLFITIIGLKLSGLMSIRLSLIPPTLEKLVAAHGNGTPLSFETIIEMGKLADKEVLLAVFGLLFIGVLIARNIKGSMLIGILVTTILGVVMGVVKIPAGFSPVAVPDFSQNAFFALDIMGAVHMGLLTIIFTFTFVELFDTMGTLVGTATKAGLMDKNGNFPGIGKAMLVDATGVSLGALLGTSTITAYVESAAGVGAGGRSGLTAVVCGLLFFAALFFSPLAGLIPDAATAPALIIVGALMMESVRHIDFGDFTEALPAFLTIVMMPFTYSIANGVSAGLVVYPLVKLITGRGREVHWIIYVLAVLVVARFVFLAE
- the cydC gene encoding thiol reductant ABC exporter subunit CydC, whose amino-acid sequence is MKFLWKILTYIKPAGPMMLLAVLLGCLAVAGNVGLLALAAYLISLAALHPPLAALSTAIVGVRFFGIARALLRYLERYTAHSATFSLMGMLRTWVYARIEPLLPAEVQRNNGELLTLLMQDVETMRDFYLRLLAPPAVAGIILLAALRLFAELDTAFLYVLLAAFFICGVLCPAGMYYWQLGNAGQLLRTRASLNGHIVDGIAGMTELAAFQYGEKLTGQMIRTGKRLTTLQARIAWGQATSEAIGLFTLHGSVWCILYLAVRLVETGQLPGVYLAVLVFAVQSGFEAVLPLTAASRYLPESAAAAKRLFSLPESAVSQGRARHEDRLNGTVTLERVEFRYSKDASPVLKNISFSLRPGRPVAVVGPSGAGKSSLIAALLQFGYCDKGSITFDGKDSTYFSPEAVREIFSVVPQQVYLFHASIKENILLAKPTASQAELEAVISQAALDELIDSLPQGVDTPVGQHGQALSGGQRQRIGIARALLKEAPVLLLDEPFAHLDTLTASRVLAGLQETLRERSSLWITHQLTGLEMMEEILVVHQGEMVERGTLRELLAQQGMFWQMWCLQQDRLPFE